The Alnus glutinosa chromosome 8, dhAlnGlut1.1, whole genome shotgun sequence DNA segment ttttttaaatcatatttataaatatacaaATTTGGTTACataatcatttatttttgactaaatatttatgaaaaacaGAAGTTTGCTTAAAATAGTATACCGATAAAGTGTTTAAAATCGCAAAGTATCATACctaaagaaagaaaactcaCGTTGTTCaaagatttgattttattttattttattttattttatctaatacattttaggaaatttttaaataacatgataatatatattcaccacatcatatatatatatatataaaatgaaatttCAACCACAAAATATTTCCTCCCCGTTTCACTTTCTCACATGCCCACAGATTTGGAGAGGATTCCATATATTTCTTATGCCCAAAGATTCACATTTGCACttgtttccttttattttattttaagaatgTCTCCTTGTATTATTGATTGGCCACAAAAGTCTTTTTTGTGTCGGTACGGACGTCTTCTTAAACCCTCAATTTTGACCGAATACAATCCTTTCCATTTCGTTTAATGAAATgaatacttttcattttaaatgaaagatCAGACTCTAAAGCTGATGCATCTAACGATGTATATAAAGTTAATGTTAGTGTTGATACAGTATACCGATAAGTGACGTGTTGATCAATGATTCGTCAGAGTACTCCTCCTTCTCAAATCTGCAAACAAGAACAAGCACTGCGTCGGGGGGGTGCTCCGACGTTCCAGCTCCGATGCCTAAGCCAGAGGATAATTTGAATATGAGCaaagtaatttttagaagcGGTTAAGATAGCTCTCGGTTTGTACGGAGATCGGTAGTTGAGGAAGACGTGGCCTCGGGCGCACGGACATTTCGGGTTCCACGACCGCCTATCTTGGGCGCACGATCTAGTTATGTATTgtgcgtcgtgtcccttaaatcTCGGGTAATACCAAGATGTCCGCAGGTTCGAGTATTACGAGGTATCCGGGTCGGGTGTCCGGGTTGGCTACCCTGGTCGGGTGGACCGGTTGGGCCCAAATAATTCTGATGGGCTTACATAAActaaatattttccctaacaattagaatgttttttaaaatttaaaataatgtgaaatcatgtacaTCATTAAATATATTCCCTTTAAATCCTTATCATAAAATGGATgctattcctttttttttttttttttgacatgtccaaaCAAGAGGGGAGATGAaggatttgaactagtgacctccgctttatgaggcgtggtccccagccgattgagctaacCCTCGGGGACAAATGGATGCTattcattgttttcttttcttgctttaaaatattatttatcactttttattatattctattttcatgaaaaatagaaaagcgataaacaacaaaaaataagtaatatggagaaacaataaaatatttatccaGTGTGCTACAGTAAATAGTAAAAGGTTGTTATTTTATCTAGTCTCTAACTAATTtgctggaagaaaaaaaaataataatcatattaactaaatataactaatattaaatatttaccGAATCTGCAAGAGATGGTTAAATATCTATCTAAATAATATGCAATTCATTccttcgctttttttttttttataagtcctTCGCTTTTCATGTGATGCGACATAGTCAGAGACTGAAGACTGTCATGAACAAGTACACGTGGACAATTTAGAGAcaattacaacttttttttcttttttgtcacaGTGTTGGGTCTCTAGAGGATGCTAAAGAGATGGTCGCCAAATCATGCAGAACAGCATTGCAAACATGACAGAAAAACAGTACAATGTCGACTTAGAGTTCATTTAGATTTGCGGTTTTAAAATTagtcatgtaaaaaataattatttctaaatgttcaattataaaattgtgtagttttaaaatcacaatcttACCTCAGATTTAAAATCCctaattttgtatattttcaaaACTGTACCTTCtaaaaaaacactttcaaacaatataatttcactaattttattcaaaatcgCACTTGAACCGTCCCATCAGCattgtgaaataataataagataaaattGTGTCATCTATCTTTAAAGCAACACGTAATTTTCACGagcatttttaaaatgtatgcaaaaatacatgtaaaaatcacatgttCTACGCACGTCAATTAAATAGACCTACTTTAAAGAACTTCcacagttaaaaaataaataaataattctgGATTTGTGACGCAGGAAAAGCCAACCAGAAAGCTAATACAAATGAATTTTTACTTGAGTGGAAACTATAATTACATTCACATATCATACCGTTCTGATTCAAAATTTGACACCAGCATTGGTGTCTGCAGCTCAAGATAACAATCCGGTAGCTGATCAGTCTCCAGTTTAATTACCTTTGTACACTACCAAGGGCTAAGTATCGACAAACTTTACAAATGAATGACAAATACTCTGAAAATTATGGAAGATTTAACTTCTGTTAGTGCTCTCAGCATTCTGGTTTGCTGTTAGAAGACTACATTTTCTCAAGCTGCCTTATCCTCTCACGCAACTCATGGATGATATTACTTGCATCCTACAAGGGAAATAAAATCATAAGTAATCATAcaagcaagaaaagaaaaagcaacagaaagaaggaagaaggtcTGCATCGAACCTGTagcttctttttcaaatttttctccacattctctcTTCGATCCCGCTCCTCCGCAAATATGTCGATTAGACTCTGTTGTTCCCTGTTCAATTCCTCAATCTTTTCCTGGGCCACTTGGAGCTGATCAAATAGCATGAAGAGTTTCTCAAATTACAAGTAATAGTTACACAATGATTACAGAGCAGCTCTAAGCAATCACACATTCacttttagttttcctttttctcatttatttctAGCCATGACCAATAGAAGCCAAGCCATAGTATATATTatgaattaatttaaatgcTTATATATGGGGAGAAATAAAGGTGCATACCTGAGTCTCAAGAGATTTGCGCGCATCTCTTTCAGACTGCAAATCGTACAGCAATTCACCTAAACCCTCTCCCTCCTTTTTCTCTAATCTATACCACGAGAAATAAGTGTTTTAGTGTATGAAAGTCGCAGGTACTGCAGTAAACATGTACTATACTTATGTTTCATAGAAGACAGAACGAGTACCTTTTCTTCAACTCACGATTCTCTTCTTTGAACTGCTCCATAGTGCGTAAATCAGAGTCTGAAAGTGAATGCGCACTACAATTAACATCACCTCCCTGCCAGTTCAACAAAGACAATAGTTATGCTCTACTGGACAAAACCTTAATTCATTTGAGAAGCAATGCTGAGCATTAGTGGAAATTAATAGCAATGAGAAATCGAGTGCCTACAGGGCTTAACCAACTCTAAGACCAATGCTAACCATTAACCAACCATACTGTCTGTTCTTTTGGTTCACCTAATACAAGAAGATAAATCACTGAGGGCTTCAGAACTTACTAACTAACCTATGCAGAAGGCAAACGATTAGATGAATCAAACCCAAAGCTATAATGCTATCAAAAAATACCAATGATGTCCCACCAAATTATATTAAGATGCAACAAAGCTTCATAACATTTTCTCATCTAACGTTCTCTTCATCTAAAAGAGATGGTGCAGGGAAAAACTTTTCACTTCCACATGAAAGCAAACTAGCAACCCACTGCCAAATCCTAGTCTATTTGAAGGCCCTCCCTTTAAAGTGGTTAGGTCGTCTAAAATCTCTTTAAGGACTCCCCTCTTTGTTTGGTTGTCAATTATGAATCAACATTAACAAAAAGTGGACGTGAAAGAAGGGAACTGGCAATGGTAAATAAAGGTATCTTCTGCCTTTGAGGACTCTCCAGATATCCAACAAACAGTGTTTTGTCATGCACTGGAATACCTTCTTTAATCAACTAACTCAATGCAAAACAACAAGAACGATAATGGCTAGAAAATTACCTTTGACGGGGATCGAGAGGATTGAAAATTTCTTCCACCTGATGCACAACCTTGTTGTGATCCAGTATCGCCAACGCATGAAGATGGCCTTGTCATACCCAAGCCATCTTTGGCAAAAGATTTCCTAGCATGGGATGCCTTATGACCACTACCATTTACTTGTTTCTCATGTAGGTCTATATGCACGTCATTGTCACTGAGATCTTCTACAGAAGGCGGTGATGATTCAGAAAAAATCCGTTTTTTTCCAGATTTAGTCTTTGTTctacttttcccttttcttgACAAATGTCCTTCCCCAGATCCCTGAAATCTCTCTGATTCTTTTCCTCCAGGCGGGGTCTTGCTGATTGAGGCAGTAGACTTCTTTTTCAACTGAGATGCTGGGGTCAGGTAGTCAGGAGAAGGTTCTACAAAATGAGATATATttgtgattgtgagagatcacaAGGTTGTCTAACCAGTAATGTTTCACAGCCAGATAAGCAGTAAAGCAAGAACCATATTTGGTgcataaactaataaaaaaagagaactaATAGAATGGAAATTCCCATAAATACCTCTATCTGCAGCTTCATATGGATTTTTCTTATTACGCCTTGCAGCATAACCAATTCTGTGACAGTTAGAGGACCTAAATGAATTAGCGAAGCCATTAGTAACGACTAAAGGAAATCAAGCTTTGTGAGTAGAATTGCATAATATTATATTGAGAAGCAAGAATAGCAAACCAGTAATGCTTTTGCATTTGTATTAATCGCGCCTCAAGTCTTGCAAGAACTGTTGTACGCTCAAATCCCTGCTTATCATGAGCTGGTTCAACAAAATTAGCTTCCAATACACCTGCAAGAAGAAATGTTCTTCATTTGAAGTGACCTCAAGTCAACTTACTAAGAGAAGATCAAAAACTTCAATGCAAAAACAGTACCTATAACTCCACGACCATCACTTCCTGCTGCATTCCAAAGCCTCCAGAAAGGCTGACAAACAATACACACTTATTTAAGAACGAATCCAAATATGTTCCTCAATTTGTATTTTGAACACTAAAACAAAGATCACATTTTAATTTAAAGCGAACCATACCTTAATAAGCCGATTCTTGTGATAAACATTGAAACCTTGAACATCAATATGATGTTTTGCATCCTTGACAAATCCAATAGTTACAACAGCAAGCATCTGATGGCAATAGTTGCACACAAACAGAATTAATATACCAAAGTAGACAAGAGTATCAAAAACATTGTTTTTAAGCATTACATTGAAATTCCTTGAGGCCCCATCAACACCAGGATTTGGCCGGTATGTGACCTCCTGAGACAGCATCATGTCATTCACTATATTGTGGTGCTCCACATCTTTCCCACGAAGAATAATTCGAAATCCTGGAGGAAGCCTTAGATAGAGGATCGATGCATAACTCTGGGTATTGAAatggaataataatattaaaaacagataatagaaaaagaagaaacaataaatgaatggaaggaagaaaaagagagaaaaattccACATGTTCAAGCTAGCCATGATATCTTAATAAAATCCTTTTTGCTTTTCccttcatgttttcttttcagATTGTCTTCTTGGGATAAGTAGGATGAGTCCTACTTATCCTTTAAAGGAGAAACAAGTTCCATAATACTTTCATGGGACATATCAATCTTATCCAACTTTTGCATTTCCCTTcttaaaaaagttcaaagtaCTCTTAACTTCCTCTATTACTCTTTAAAAAGTTGTGCCTTCTGTACTCCTCATACTTTCATGGGACATATCAATCATATCAATCTTAttggtaaaaatatattaatacttATGtcatttttagggaaaatttggACTTATTTCATACTTCTCCATTTCACCTTTCAATGTCCTTTATCATTTTCCAACCTCTTTATACAATGTTATATTTCTTCTAATACCTATAGTACTACATGTGAAAGTTTAGTAGGCATAAGCTAAACGAAGACCTGGGGGCTTGCAACTGCAATTAGAGGACAGTAAAACGAATCTTAAAATACCTATGAGAAACCTTTTTCAAGgctaaaaaatcacaaaaaaccaAACATCAATAGAGAGAAATGATGAATTTCATAAGAAAGCCTAGCATTACCCTTAATGAATGTCGATATGTCAGGAAATGCCTAGAGTTGGGATACTGTTTTGCCATTTGTATATGCTTCTCATCTCGGTTGACGCCTCTGATTTGAATGTCCTATCAAATGACATACCGCATACATTATGAATGTTAAAAAGAGAATTACGCTAAAACAATGCAATCAACAAAGAAAGGGCAAAAAAATCAGCAACTAGATGCAGGACATCTAACACATACATGAGGATCAGCATCAAAATCAAGTTCCAACAGTTCTTCATCATCCTCCCAAAGATTGTAGATAAATATCCGCGTGCCATGACTTCTCACCAAGTTAAACTGTTAAGAAAAATTACAGTCAATCACAGATAACTGCAGAggtattttataatttaaagttcCATAAAAGAAGCTTGGCAGagcatatttttaaaataaaatggaaatacTGAATAATAGTCTGCATGGACTGAATCTAAATCACCAGTGTGTTACCATGATAGAACCACAAAACTGCTGCTAATGGTCTAAACCATGATGACTTGGATAATAACAAAACAGCAAGCAACTGCAaacaataatatacaaaacttactccccccccaaaaaaaaagaaaaagaaaaaaagccaccaaaaaatatatataaatgaccCACAAATGGCTTATGATTTCTCTCTTAGTACAAGAACATTCTCTAAGTGATGCTGGACACAAATTAGGTAAAAGTACATGCATCATTTCACTTTGCAAACCAGAGTAACTTAAAAGGCACGTTCCATGTCCCAAACGGTGGTTGAGGGGACTTAGGGGACTTAGCAGTAACATATGATTTGCCCCAGTCATGGACACTTCACAGATCACAATAGATATTAAACTTGGGCAATTTCTTTAGATGCCAAGATGAACAATGATATCCCACCTATTTTTAAATGGAAACCCAAGATAACTGTCAAGGGTCACCGACATGCAAATTCCTATTCCTTAGGCATTTGATGCTTCCTACAAACATTACACCAAATTCTCTTGCCTATGTCTAAAGAAATATTTCAGTttcaccaagaaaaaaaaaatgaaaacctgACAGGTAAACAatgcacaaaaataaaaatggatattATGCTAAGCCTTTCCATTCCTACACAAGAAGTGCAAACAGTCACCTGACATAGAAGGTCTGCTTCACTGGAAAACGGAGACCATTGAACTATTGTTTCTACATTTTTGCTCCAATCACCAGGAGAAGATCGTATAATCTTTTTCCATTCTCGTCCTTCTCTTTCGTAGTCAAGCTTCGTATACGTAGCAGTAATAGCAAAACATacaaaccatatatataatcaacacatgattaattaatttaaagaaGAGTGATCATCAGAAACTCATAATTGCTATGGTGACTACAATATCATGTTCCTTAATGATTCATAGTACATGTTTGAAAGAACTCAATCAGACAGGTATACCACTCTGCCTCATTGTTCCACGTTGATAATATGTGAACCACAGTTATATCACTTACATAAAAAAGTTGAAGtccaaaataattgaaaaaaaaattaaaaagaaattaccaTGGGAACTACAATATCTTCCTTCCCTGTGCTCTTCAAGAATGTGTAGGACAATAACCCAATGCTTTGCGTAAGGCTAAAAAAAACACCAGACTCAATTAGTCATAGAAGAATAGTCACAAatgaagcaaaaataaaaataagtacaGAGTAAATTATACAGCAGATCAAACGACAAAGGCAACCACAATTTTGTCAACCTTCCAAGCCACTTAACAAGCAATcgatagtaaattttttttacataagcAAAAGAAGCATCATATTTACCATCCATAATTGGAAAATCAACAAGAAGGTACAATAAGCAATAAAACAAGTATAAACCTTTTTCCATCTTTTCCACAACAACGCGAGAAGACAATTACGTCTGCCCCCAGCCTCATGGTACTTGTCTTAAACCCATTTCCATCTGATAAACCAATATAAAGGAAATTAATACTCCTATAGAGTTGAAATACGCAACCAATAAACATATTTGTGCATGCTTCCAGAACTAGTGGTTTACATTGTCCAATAGTATTTGCTATTTTGCTTTTTGCAGAATACCCCAACGACATGCATTGTCGCATTTTATCTGGATCCATCCCACCACCATCATCTGcaatagaattaaaataaagtgagattttgaaaattaattgtgACATTAAAGCACTACAAGAAGAAATAACATACAAATACAACATCTAGCAGTTATGAAAAACAGAGACTCAAACAACTTTCTCGTCTTTGAACTtctaaaacaagaaagaaaagatatatatttAAGTTTAAGGAGTTGAAAATTTGTTAGTAAATTCACGACAAATTTGAGggtacaaatttaaaaattcctTGGACcacatatattgaataaaaaacaaCATCATGACATGTAAAAGTAAAGTAAGCATGTAAAGAAGCAATGTTAAATGGTGACAGGGAAGCTGCTTCTAATTTTAGATTTAGATTCCAAGAGGTAAGGTCAGATAACAGAAAATTAAACTAGACCCATCAAAGGCATGTCAGAATCATAATTTCCCCATCAATCTTGTCAATTTCAAGTAGCAGCACCGATGATGCAAACTCTTACCACTTTGTAAAAGTTTGTGAACAGACCGGACCTTCTCACTTGCTGCTCATTGCTTTTCACATATAATAGTTTTCCAGAGGACCACACCCTCGGAATTATATAAAGCCAATCATCTatgctttcttctttttcttgtggGGACAGATTTTACACAAGTTCAAGGCAGACTGATAAAACCGTTTCCTACCAGCTATTGTATTTTTTCGTCCGTTACATATCACCAATCACAATTATCGTTGAGATGGTATAAACTTCAGTCAAAATCCAAAATATGACTGAAGTGAACATAATATCTAGTTCCCAAACATAATTTAGTGGCAGGGGGAGGTAGGGAGAAGAGAATCCTAAATCCtgcagagaaaaaagaaaaacgaaaaaaaaaaattaataaaaaaaaaattgacaaaacaGAATACCTTCGATCAGCAGCATCTTGCTCTCATCTTTCCTATTTACAAGCATATCTATGTTAACATATGTAGCCCCATTGCAGACCTGACATCAAAATGAAGAAGTTGACGGCAGTGagatatatatgcatgtgatGGTACTGCATAATTTACACTATATTACGTGCAAGATACCTCGTCCAACGAATTGTCCAGAAGCTCTGCAAAAGCTGCATGCAGAATTTCAATAAGCAACTTAAAGAACTAGAAACTATTAGTGAACCCAAGAAAAAGGCTCATACTGTCACGCATGATTGTAGAGAAACACAATCATATTTGCAGAACTGGTTGAACAACTTTACCTCCAAGAGCCCACTTATGACTAGTCGCATTGGAATGTAGAAATTTAGGGTGAACCCTGACATGATCCATGCCaactgaaaattttaaaagaaatattagatagCCGTTCCTTGCCATATAAACTAGTTCCTTGCCATATAAACTAATAACATTAGATTTGGCAGCTATTCATTCATGGCATAGAATCTTAAACAGACAGAAATAAAgtgctcataaaaaaaaaaaaattacgctTACATGAACTTCCCTTttgtatttggttttttttttttgagggtgGCATACATTGATGATGCCATACAAGATGAAatcatataataaaataattcatatgAACTTAAGAGAAATCAAAAGTAGCTTCAGTTCATCCGTaagaagaaccaaaaaaaaaaagaactcaatATTGAACCCGGATAAGTTTTAACTCGAAGCTCCACATTTCGTCATCCACCGCCATAATCTATGCGTACTTTTCAGGTCTTTAAAGAATACTATAGACCTCCTTAAAGGCTCCATCACAGGCTTACCACCCGGTACACTATAAATCCAACACATATTTGATACCACCGTAATGCCTATGctcaaaactttttattttttctaaaatacaGGCATTATATGCTCCTTTCACTCCATTCACTCTACCTTTCATAATCAGGTGATTTAAAACAACGAACTCACTCAGGACAAACCATGCTTTCCCCAAACACATCTATCTGTTCAATCCTCAACTAGAATATCAACTTGCTTCTAGTATTAATTcactaattatatttttaaattagtcTTAGATTCCAACAGGAAATCTAAGTTCAGAGCATCTTAAATCCCTCATTTttaccaacaaaaaataaaaataatcccTCATTTTTAGATCAAAATTGAATTACACGAAACAGTGTGAGCAATTGGGTTAACAGTTTACTCTAATTGGGTTCAACAGAAAAATCCATTGGAATGTGTCAAAAGAACCAGAAGATGCTCATGAATATTTCATTTACACTAAGAAAAGAAATCAATACTGTTGTCCAAGCCAACACAAATAACCAAATCAAGCCCACTTTAGTATAACAAAGCCAACATCAACATCCTTCtcttttccttcaatttctcagcaaccaaaaagagaaatgcaCTAAAGACACAGAAAGTAACAGAGTATTACCAGAAGACGAATCCCAGTCACCACCAGAACCTCCCTCATAGTCACCAGCTTTCCAGAATTGCTTGCACGAGCTCTGCCAACTCTCGGCGAGAGTCGCGGCCGATTGCCGGCGCGTGAGGGCCATATCCGCTGCTGCCGGAAGCGCTTGGAGGAATCCCGTAGGCACAACCACCCCCAACTCTTTCAGGTCCCTCACCGTCGAAACCCTCGCTCTCTTCCTCGAAACGGTGTCGTTGTTGTCGTCCGAGTCGGAGTCGCTGAGTTCAATCACCGGGAGGGGTTCCGTCGCAACGTCGCCGTTTCTGCTCCCCCGCTCCGCCGCACTCCAAGGCGCCACCAACTCCTGCTTTACACGAGCGTCCATAGCGCTTTGCAAAGAAGtgaaacaaaagagagagagagagagagagagagagagagacagaagagATTTAGAAGAGGCTTTGCATGCGAGAGATTCAAATGACCCAAACTCCTTTCTGGTTTTGTATTAAAGCGTGCTTTTTCAGAAAAGTGACGATAACTTTGCCACACTGTCTGCACGTGCACTGTAACGCTCGTACAGACAAGCTCTGTACACCGTCGGATCAAATGGTTTCGTTTGGATTCGCGAAATCACCCGAACTTTTCTTTCTTGACCACGTTTATCTTACAACAACGTGGCTCTAATTACAACTGTCAACCAAATTGGGTAAAAAGAGTCTTACAGTCCATTAATATTATCCAGATCACATGTtaccttaattaattatgagCACTAAATATCTTGGACTCCCTTCATCAAATGAcaacttaaaaaagaaagccACTTCTATTGGACGACAAGTCGGAATGTCCCTCACGAACCAATGGAGCATAAGAGTATTATTGGGGAGCCAAAATCAAACCCGATGATTTGATAGACAGCATGGTGCAACATAATCAAGTAACGTGGTCCATTTTGACCCCTGTTCTCCGCTTCGTCTCAAAAACGAGTGGCCGTAGATATTTCTTCCTGCCGCAAAGTGAGACTTACGCGTATTCTATGGATAAGTACTCTATACACACTACACACATTcctattcttatatatatatatatatatatatatatatatatagattattcttatatttcttATAGCACAGGCAATAAATACCCAACGATTTTTCTTCAGTTTAAGAACTTCTGTACaactataataattttttttttgctaaaatcaatcattggatatataaaactatatgtaagaaaacagatcaaatagttaatttgaaaaaaagttgttgaagttgtacaagagttgtataacaatcatagTTAGAATTGAGGTCTTCTAAAACCTCTTTATCccatttgagaaatgattgttgtacaactcttgacacaactcttatacaactttaaaaactttttttcaaactaaccattgaatctatttttctacatgtagatcctacatatccaa contains these protein-coding regions:
- the LOC133875609 gene encoding protein MICRORCHIDIA 4-like isoform X2; this encodes MDARVKQELVAPWSAAERGSRNGDVATEPLPVIELSDSDSDDNNDTVSRKRARVSTVRDLKELGVVVPTGFLQALPAAADMALTRRQSAATLAESWQSSCKQFWKAGDYEGGSGGDWDSSSVGMDHVRVHPKFLHSNATSHKWALGAFAELLDNSLDEVCNGATYVNIDMLVNRKDESKMLLIEDDGGGMDPDKMRQCMSLGYSAKSKIANTIGQYGNGFKTSTMRLGADVIVFSRCCGKDGKSLTQSIGLLSYTFLKSTGKEDIVVPMLDYEREGREWKKIIRSSPGDWSKNVETIVQWSPFSSEADLLCQFNLVRSHGTRIFIYNLWEDDEELLELDFDADPHDIQIRGVNRDEKHIQMAKQYPNSRHFLTYRHSLRSYASILYLRLPPGFRIILRGKDVEHHNIVNDMMLSQEVTYRPNPGVDGASRNFNMLAVVTIGFVKDAKHHIDVQGFNVYHKNRLIKPFWRLWNAAGSDGRGVIGVLEANFVEPAHDKQGFERTTVLARLEARLIQMQKHYWSSNCHRIGYAARRNKKNPYEAADREPSPDYLTPASQLKKKSTASISKTPPGGKESERFQGSGEGHLSRKGKSRTKTKSGKKRIFSESSPPSVEDLSDNDVHIDLHEKQVNGSGHKASHARKSFAKDGLGMTRPSSCVGDTGSQQGCASGGRNFQSSRSPSKGGDVNCSAHSLSDSDLRTMEQFKEENRELKKRLEKKEGEGLGELLYDLQSERDARKSLETQLQVAQEKIEELNREQQSLIDIFAEERDRRENVEKNLKKKLQDASNIIHELRERIRQLEKM
- the LOC133875609 gene encoding protein MICRORCHIDIA 4-like isoform X1, which gives rise to MDARVKQELVAPWSAAERGSRNGDVATEPLPVIELSDSDSDDNNDTVSRKRARVSTVRDLKELGVVVPTGFLQALPAAADMALTRRQSAATLAESWQSSCKQFWKAGDYEGGSGGDWDSSSVGMDHVRVHPKFLHSNATSHKWALGAFAELLDNSLDEVCNGATYVNIDMLVNRKDESKMLLIEDDGGGMDPDKMRQCMSLGYSAKSKIANTIGQYGNGFKTSTMRLGADVIVFSRCCGKDGKSLTQSIGLLSYTFLKSTGKEDIVVPMLDYEREGREWKKIIRSSPGDWSKNVETIVQWSPFSSEADLLCQFNLVRSHGTRIFIYNLWEDDEELLELDFDADPHDIQIRGVNRDEKHIQMAKQYPNSRHFLTYRHSLRSYASILYLRLPPGFRIILRGKDVEHHNIVNDMMLSQEVTYRPNPGVDGASRNFNVMLKNNVFDTLVYFGILILFVCNYCHQMLAVVTIGFVKDAKHHIDVQGFNVYHKNRLIKPFWRLWNAAGSDGRGVIGVLEANFVEPAHDKQGFERTTVLARLEARLIQMQKHYWSSNCHRIGYAARRNKKNPYEAADREPSPDYLTPASQLKKKSTASISKTPPGGKESERFQGSGEGHLSRKGKSRTKTKSGKKRIFSESSPPSVEDLSDNDVHIDLHEKQVNGSGHKASHARKSFAKDGLGMTRPSSCVGDTGSQQGCASGGRNFQSSRSPSKGGDVNCSAHSLSDSDLRTMEQFKEENRELKKRLEKKEGEGLGELLYDLQSERDARKSLETQLQVAQEKIEELNREQQSLIDIFAEERDRRENVEKNLKKKLQDASNIIHELRERIRQLEKM